In Astatotilapia calliptera chromosome 23, fAstCal1.2, whole genome shotgun sequence, a genomic segment contains:
- the nhsl1a gene encoding uncharacterized protein nhsl1a isoform X2, whose amino-acid sequence MISYVECLGGEGAGPGVTSHCWNSGPDEERDELLPRKMISLQPKTEGSLRRRLLRAKIYQHHDAIYGLNAGGVGQLASASSEKKPLPAHLQYQGNSPWFRPQQLPPRSHINPSFTPEVRGKLFLTPEACGKPHPQSLPLQLQRPNCPVLTQRRRTSSCPPTPEPRPGYTMPVPFHLRTTPPFKEPEPPPQYRYRPSRKCKTSFLCFRRRKGRMSGKEATQTTPLLHKGDGDSKWSVHYTTQKPQQGLRFIPGKRRSGSADDLRACNGLTQHGCSIPSGSQPPPPSPTLPPFSSINQSDGTARRGWRDKSRKMSTTSSEEDEMFILNNRRPLTPLVLNPVHLTSCWDDDEQTYEPKVEMDVEPHPRLPTPEERMRQQAEAVAADIVPINVTGESFDRQASFRRTLSNADSLNRRPRKLSRRKTVTGIPDNALPKSPSISDVLPGQFSTVGRPASECTSPHQQRNMEVEEKGDLRKEEQLSTRRIRAPKGEGMSSLMASLTSSPHIGCHSGSCCSPSLESHTLPRPATNSSLNSEASCNSVSCRTLSTSSSCYQSQDLQGFPSDLHPLLPFDPTARVMPQSPSSSFNSVPSSPIISSVPATSSCALQSEWASPNDKPNNEALSSPGSLPSSPITDSETQFHYPAEDDLTTTKQDTQCFSDGCSLTGERWSYKTLSPTSSVHSGISQEMRCVSDEGWNFDPLLSSGRSSPSCTDSSSLRSVKMSSPSLNREKRKSSTSSCYSRSVTRSISLRKSKRPPPPPLRSDSLRRRPGRSKSSRSSSSPKVERGPRLERTMQHTPASSPQNFQDPWVPRSSTKRRQSGLNCGTVSTFEPLNPDCQASTSSDSPPSNLEPTHLSPGSPGSEEEGLTFTLNHQPPASSSVPGLQRLASPSSGYSSQSNTPTPGTPVSSPLIPSSPLTTSPGAFSLPPTSPFSSSCFTSFPLSPVASSLPRTRSRGEGRPKPPVPERKSSLFSSLSSSFSSTSSLSSCTSSDSSAKHINLPAPPPRPPLLESSLLSLSCSPIHETLPPPPPPPLQSCSPAPCSFTKLSLVPLPSPSSLPLPPPPPPLPPLSLARPSPLPPFSRPPPPPYSYAVRQTSHHDLVFTVSSSTNFPPPPTSPPPPPCSELPDMPIADLPPPPPPPPLPPLSTVPTPFASVFSRPSPDAFPHKYGKAHPCPLVTAQALQDVKLRSIKNQEVLPANGTSTDDGALLSVGNHGNQDLPIKEAQHYLADLTKGNLVSNTSVNLAEQGSENDICYVANNDNNTASASLDNASLHSPDNAEMKQPKHESDDDFFKQTKTELLADESDFNNLQSSQSIIHNTTSKRSLGLQLRNGGTSQCRQSSEQKKKDSDMYATLANNEISSSESPWVKMSYETDNNHVSTISQPTSFQRNIIGTVLTDAKLKELAEIQRECRKMLLESKEEVEQNDKKKSQMQSLCAADGDLKNVDIKHCNRDLKPSSPRKICSPEKPVPPKKPDLCILGLTTSPNATRELNVVRSNGQSTAFSPGFNSQSQFPDDSFCTPLHKHVIHSPPSPKHLVSTSDNSVTPVYPINTTSANITMHSPASSPQRTKTPILHKRPDLSLTSPKTTKPLFPSKITGGASMGTSGTGGASQSLCITASSSTLKTIGTGTTMARNTLNETLDTLKTNYSLGAMEMYRTCASSRIMGMATRSTLGNSKGQGTTSTWTEGTQTEVTHPSCGDIKTKLYQDDTSFQRRMMRSSLAEDEEEDIKESLEERRINMARMMMMSSTTKKKDKGRKKKKKRPGRQLLMISAKMEPSPSSSSSSSSSSSSSSSSGDERDVRKDRTIQISQKMKVTKVWDQDTSDSESSFSLIGQSRYSLSSVLSTDSLRGELSLPDLLIQEPGEKQDEPGALRGGEKSKEASSPQDADVFGSISADQMFISGCPRTTEDLFTIIHRSKRKMLGRRDLEEDKHCVSSSSSSPSPPVTPTDQLMRPAALKSQRSARSESFKALLLRKGSRPDSSSRISAVERLRKVVSPTAAADLHGAPPPHISSDQVNSTSSLQTGETHDITAHLTLNVQQPPRSPCAQSFSMMLEWRQQDLPHNNLFFSSSSSSPFFFLSSSSTRPRSLTPPCSASRRFAARCRLVAAPMTAIFEGEDEEEDEEDFNESSGADGESSLTLVETA is encoded by the exons GTTCTCACCCAGCGACGCAGAACTAGTTCCTGCCCCCCAACCCCAGAGCCCCGTCCCGGTTACACCATGCCTGTCCCCTTTCATCTTAGAACTACACCCCCATTCAAGGAGCCAGAGCCGCCACCACAATATCGCTACAGGCCCAGCAGGAAGTGCAAGACAAGCTTCTTGTGCTTTAGACGTCGCAAAGGGAGAATGTCTGGGAAGGAAGCAACCCAAACTACACCCCTTCTACACAAAG ggGACGGGGACAGTAAGTGGTCTGTTCACTACACTACCCAGAAGCCTCAGCAGGGTCTGCGCTTCATCCCTGGCAAAAGGCGATCAGGCAGTGCTGATGACCTGCGAG CATGTaatgggctgactcagcatggcTGCAGCATCCCAAGTGGTtctcagccccccccccccagccccACCCTTCCTCCCTTCTCCAGCATCAACCAATCAGACGGAACCGCACGACGAGGGTGGAGGGACAAAAGCAGGAAGATG tcCACAACATCCTCAGAGGAAGATGAGATGTTCATCTTGAACAACAGGCGACCCCTGACACCACTGGTCCTGAATCCCGTCCATCTCACCTCCTGTTGGGATGATGATGAGCAAACATATGAGCCAAAAGTCGAAATGGATGTGGAACCGCACCCTCGACTTCCAACGCCGGAGGAGAGGATGAGGCAGCAGGCCGAAGCAGTCGCAGCAGATATTGTTCCTATTAATGTAACAG GTGAGAGTTTTGATCGCCAAGCCAGTTTTCGAAGAACACTTTCCAATGCTGACTCACTAAACCGACGACCCCGGAAATTGAGCCGACGCAAGACAGTTACTGGGATACCAGATAATGCCCTCCCGAAGTCACCATCTATCTCTGACGTTCTTCCTGGTCAGTTCTCCACTGTGGGTCGACCTGCATCTGAATGTACCTCTCCTCATCAGCAGAGGAAcatggaggtggaggaaaaggGAGATCTAAGAAAAGAGGAGCAGCTGTCAACAAGGAGAATCCGAGCCCCTAAAGGAGAGGGAATGTCCAGCCTCATGGCCTCCCTTACCTCTTCCCCACATATTGGTTGCCATTCCGGCTCCTGCTGCTCACCATCCTTGGAGAGCCACACCCTCCCCCGTCCAGCAACCAACTCCTCCCTGAACTCCGAGGCCAGCTGTAACAGTGTATCCTGCAGGACTCTCAGCACCTCCTCATCTTGCTACCAG tcaCAGGATCTACAGGGATTCCCCAGTGATCTTCACCCTCTGCTGCCCTTTGACCCCACTGCCAGAGTAATGCCACagtctccttcctcctcctttaaTTCCGTTCCCTCCTCACCTATTATATCATCTGTCCCTGCAACCTCTAGTTGTGCCCTACAATCAGAGTGGGCTTCCCCCAATGATAAGCCCAATAATGAGGCCCTTTCTTCCCCCGGCTCTCTTCCTTCTTCCCCTATCACTGATTCAGAGACTCAGTTTCATTACCCAGCAGAGGATGACCTGACAACCACAAAGCAGGACACCCAGTGTTTCTCAGATGGTTGTTCCTTGACTGGAGAGAGATGGAGCTACAAAACCCTCTCTCCAACCTCTAGTGTCCACAGTGGAATTTCCCAGGAAATGAGATGTGTTTCTGATGAAGGTTGGAACTTCGATCCACTTCTCTCTTCTGGTCGGTCCTCCCCTTCTTGCACTGATAGCAGCTCCTTGCGTTCAGTGAAGATGTCCTCTCCCTCGCTAAACCGTGAGAAAAGGAAGTCAAGCACATCCTCCTGCTACTCTCGTTCTGTCACCCGCAGCATCTCCCTTCGCAAGTCCAAGcgtccacctcctccaccattGCGTTCTGATTCATTGAGGCGACGGCCAGGTCGTAGCAAATCTTCGCGTTCTTCTTCTAGTCCCAAGGTGGAGCGCGGTCCCCGCCTGGAACGCACCATGCAGCACACACCTGCGTCATCTCCCCAGAACTTTCAGGATCCCTGGGTGCCCCGAAGTAGCACCAAAAGACGCCAAAGTGGACTTAACTGTGGTACAGTTTCAACCTTTGAGCCTCTAAACCCAGACTGCCAGGCATCAACCTCTTCTGACTCTCCTCCTTCCAACCTCGAACCAACTCACCTCAGCCCTGGGTCTCCAGGTTCAGAGGAGGAAGGTCTGACTTTTACTCTCAATCACCAACCTCCAGCTTCCTCTTCTGTGCCTGGGCTTCAGCGACTTGCTTCGCCCTCCAGTGGGTACTCTAGTCAGTCTAACACTCCAACTCCTGGCACGCCAGTGTCTTCACCCCTCATCCCATCCTCCCCTCTCACAACAAGTCCTGGAGCTTTCTCCCTCCCCCCAACCTCACctttctcctcttcctgctTTACCTCCTTCCCCCTCTCCCCTGTCGCATCCTCCCTGCCTAGGACAAGGTCTCGAGGTGAAGGCAGACCAAAGCCACCAGTGCCAGAGAGGAAGTCTTCACTTTTCTCATCCCTTTCATCCTCATTTTCTTCAACCTCTTCCCTCTCCTCCTGCACCTCCTCAGACTCCTCTGCCAAACATATTAATCTTCCTGCCCCACCACCTCGGCCTCCTCTTCTCGAGTCttctttgctttcactttcCTGCTCTCCCATTCATGaaactcttcctcctccccctcctcctccactgcaGTCCTGCTCACCTGCTCCTTGTTCTTTCACTAAACTTTCTCTTGTTCCTCTTCCTTCACCATCATCCCTTCCTCTGCCCCCTCCACCGCCTCCTCTCCCACCATTATCCCTTGCCAGGCCTTCTCCTCTACCTCCCTTCTCCcggcctcctcctcccccctacTCCTACGCTGTCAGGCAGACTTCCCATCATGATCTGGTATTTACAGTGTCATCTTCCACCAACTTCCCTCCTCCCCCAacttctccccctcctcccccatgtTCAGAACTCCCAGACATGCCAATTGCTGAcctccctccaccaccaccacctccccctctccctccttTGTCTACTGTCCCCACACCTTTTGCCTCTGTCTTCTCCCGACCAAGCCCAGACGCGTTTCCACACAAATATGGCAAAGCACACCCCTGCCCTCTGGTAACTGCTCAAGCTCTGCAGGACGTCAAACTCCGCTCTATTAAGAACCAGGAAGTCCTGCCAGCCAATGGTACATCTACTGATGATGGCGCTTTGTTGTCTGTtggtaaccatggtaaccaggATCTACCAATCAAAGAAGCTCAACACTACTTGGCTGACTTGACTAAAGGAAACCTTGTTTCCAACACCAGTGTTAACCTAGCGGAACAAGGATCAGAAAACGATATCTGTTATGTTGCAAACAATGACAATAATACAGCTAGTGCATCCTTGGATAATGCTAGCCTTCACAGCCCAGACAATgctgaaatgaaacaacctaAACATGAATCAGATGATGATttcttcaaacaaacaaaaacagagctttTGGCAGATGAATCAGATTTCAACAATCTTCAAAGCTCACAAAGCATTATTCATAACACTACTAGCAAGAGAAGTCTTGGGCTTCAGCTGAGGAATGGTGGCACTTCTCAATGCAGACAGTCCAgtgaacagaaaaagaaagattcaGACATGTATGCTACACTAGCTAACAATGAAATCTCCAGTTCTGAGAGTCCATGGGTGAAAATGTCTTATGAAACTGACAATAACCATGTCAGCACAATAAGTCAACCTACGTCTTTCCAACGAAACATTATAGGAACAGTGCTAACAGATGCTAAGCTCAAAGAACTTGCAGAGATTCAAAGAGAATGCAGAAAAATGCTGTTAGAGAGCAAAGAGGAAGTCGagcaaaatgacaagaaaaaatcacaaatgcagtCACTCTGTGCTGCTGATGGAGATTTGAAGAATGTTGATATTAAACACTGTAACAGGGACTTGAAGCCAAGTAGCCCAAGAAAGATCTGCTCTCCAGAGAAGCCAGTTCCACCAAAGAAGCCTGATCTTTGCATTCTGGGTCTCACAACATCCCCCAACGCCACACGAGAACTCAATGTGGTGAGGAGCAATGGACAAAGTACAGCATTTTCTCCAGGGTTCAACAGCCAGTCACAGTTTCCTGATGATTCTTTCTGCACACCTTTACACAAACATGTGATCCATAGTCCCCCTTCACCAAAGCACTTGGTGTCCACCAGTGATAACTCAGTGACACCTGTATACCCAATTAACACAACATCTGCCAATATCACCATGCACTCACCTGCCAGCTCCCCTCAACGGACAAAAACACCAATTTTGCACAAGAGACCAGATCTCTCACTGACCTCACCCAAAACAACCAAACCACTCTTTCCATCTAAAATTACAGGAGGGGCTTCCATGGGGACCTCTGGGACTGGAGGTGCTTCACAGAGTCTGTGCATCACAGCTAGCAGTAGCACCTTGAAAACCATAGGCACCGGGACCACAATGGCTCGAAACACTTTGAATGAAACCTTGGATACCTTAAAGACCAACTACTCCCTAGGAGCCATGGAAATGTATAGAACCTGCGCCTCCTCAAGGATCATGGGAATGGCTACCCGTAGCACATTAGGGAACTCAAAGGGCCAAGGAACTACTTCCACATGGACTGAGGGCACCCAAACTGAAGTAACACACCCCAGTTGTGGTGAtatcaaaacaaaactttatcaAGATGATACATCATTTCAGAGGAGAATGATGAGGTCATCACTAGCtgaagatgaagaggaagatATTAAGGAAAGTTTGGAAGAGAGAAGGATTAACATGgcaaggatgatgatgatgtcatccaccacaaagaaaaaagacaaaggaaggaaaaagaagaagaaaaggccaGGCAGGCAGCTGCTAATGATCTCAGCAAAAATGGAACCCTCcccatcatcttcatcatcctcatcatcctcatcatcctcttcatcctcatctGGAGATGAGAGAGATGTAAGAAAAGACAGGACAATCCAAATAAGCCAGAAGATGAAAGTTACTAAAGTTTGGGACCAAGACACAAGTGACTCTGAAAGCTCCTTCAGTTTGATTGGTCAGAGCAGGTACTCTCTCAGCAGCGTACTGTCCACTGACAGCCTGCGGGGTGAACTGTCACTACCAGATCTTCTCATACAAGAGCCAGGTGAAAAACAAGACGAGCCCGGAGCtctgagaggaggagaaaaatcaaaggaggcTAGCAGTCCCCAGGATG CTGATGTGTTTGGCAGCATTTCAGCAGATCAGATGTTCATCTCTGGTTGTCCGCGAACCACAGAGGATCTATTCACCATCATTCACAG GTCCAAGAGGAAGATGCTTGGAAGAAGGGATCTAGAAGAAGACAAACATTGTGTCTcgagctcctcctcctccccctcccctccGGTGACTCCCACTGACCAGCTAATGCGACCTGCAGCACTCAAGAGTCAAAGGTCAGCAAGAAGTGAGAGCTTTAAGGCTCTCCTGCTGAGGAAGGGCAGTCGACCTGATTCTTCATCTCGAATCTCAGCAGTTGAGCGACTTCGGAAAGTTGTTTCTCCCACTGCAGCAGCTGACCTTCATGGTGCACCACCACCTCACATATCCTCAGACCAAGTAAACTCCACAAGCTCCCTCCAAACTGGAGAAACACATGACATCACTGCCCACCTGACTCTTAATGTTCAGCAACCTCCCAGATCTCCATGTGCTCagagcttctccatgatgttggAATGGAGGCAACAGGATCTGCCACATAATAACCTCTTCTtctcatcttcttcctcctctcccttcTTCTTCCTGTCATCCTCCTCCACGCGCCCTCGCTCCCTCACTCCTCCCTGCTCGGCTAGCCGCCGCTTTGCCGCCCGCTGCCGCCTTGTTGCAGCCCCCATGACTGCAATCTTTGAAggggaagatgaggaggaagatgaagaggatTTCAACGAGTCATCGGGAGCTGATGGAGAATCCAGTCTGACACTGGTTGAGACTGCTTGA